A genomic region of Papaver somniferum cultivar HN1 chromosome 7, ASM357369v1, whole genome shotgun sequence contains the following coding sequences:
- the LOC113296760 gene encoding cysteine proteinase inhibitor B-like: MSLKSSSSLPIMMMLFCFMLFATLSCCSSSSSSIFVYGREGRKVGGRMEVKDVKNNKEIQKLGKFCVEEFNKNLERDIQNGLVSRNDEYEFLNYNEVVEAEKQVVSGLKYYLKISALTSVSGVEKKFDAVVVVKPWIRSKVLLNFAPSVN; the protein is encoded by the coding sequence ATGTCgctcaaatcttcttcttcattaccaATCATGATGATGTTGTTCTGTTTCATGTTATTCGCAACATTGAGTTGttgctcatcatcatcatcatcaatatttgtttatggaagggaaggaagaaaagttGGCGGCAGAATGGAAGTGAAAGATGTAAAAAACAACAAAGAAATTCAAAAACTTGGGAAATTCTGTGTTGAGGAGTTCAATAAAAATCTTGAAAGAGATATTCAAAACGGATTGGTTAGCAGGAACGATGAGTATGAGTTTCTTAATTATAACGAAGTTGTTGAAGCTGAAAAACAAGTTGTTTCGGGTTTGAAATATTACTTAAAAATATCAGCTCTGACAAGTGTTAGTGGAGTTGAGAAGAAATTTGATGCGGTTGTTGTTGTTAAACCTTGGATTAGGTCCAAAGTTCTTCTTAATTTTGCTCCTTCAGTCAATTAA
- the LOC113294409 gene encoding chaperone protein ClpC1, chloroplastic-like: MAGSLLQSTNFNALLSGTSHGSKQRASGVSNRSSTFKVSCSPVEMPGLRISATQSLTIGGFNGLGRITSIDKLAFSGHDFHSKVATSISAPPRGRGSRCVARAMFERFTDKAIKVIMEAQDEARKLGHDKVGTEQILLGLISEATGIAGKVLKSMGVNLKVARVEVEKLIGRGTCGYVVEVAFTARAKRVLELAADEARQLGQNYIGTEHLLLGLLGEGEGVATRALENLGADPSNIRKEVIRRVGESAEAVAAGKEGGSANSKMPTLEEFGTNLTKLAEEGKLDPVVGRALQIERVIQILSRRTKNNPCLIGEPGVGKTAIAEGLALQIANGDVPETIEGKKVITLDMGLLVAGTKYRGEFEQRLKKLMDEIKQNDDIILFIDEIHTLIGAGAAEGAIDAANILKPALARGELQCIGATTLDEYRKHIEKDPALERRFQPVKVPEPTVDEAIQILKGLRERYEIHHKLRYTDAALEAAARLSYQYISDRFLPDKAIDLIDEAGSRVRLRNAQMPEEARQLEKELRQIIKEKNEAVRAQQFEQAGELRDREMDLSVQITNVIDKGKELSKAESESGGTGPVVTDVDIQHIVASWTGIPVDKVSIDESDKLLRMEDTLHRRVIGQDEAVRAISRAIRRARVGLKNPDRPIASFIFSGPTGVGKSELAKTLASYYFGSEEAMIRLDMSEFMEKHTVSKLIGSPPGYVGYTEGGQLTEAVRRRPYTVVLFDEIEKAHPDVFNMMLQILEDGRLTDSKGRTVDFKNTLLIMTSNVGSSVIEKGGRGMGFDLDYDEKDSSYNRIKSLVQEELKHYFRPEFLNRLDEMIVFRQLTKLEVREIADIMLKEVCERLRTKEIELQVTDRFRDRVVDEGYDPSYGARPLRRAIMKLLEDSMAEKMLGGEITEGDSVIIDIDGDGNVIVLSGTSPQLV, translated from the coding sequence ATGGCTGGGTCTCTTCTTCAATCGACGAATTTCAATGCTCTTCTATCCGGCACAAGTCATGGCAGTAAACAAAGAGCCTCTGGAGTATCCAACAGAAGTAGTACTTTCAAAGTATCATGTAGTCCTGTTGAGATGCCAGGGTTGAGAATCTCAGCAACGCAATCTCTGACAATAGGAGGTTTTAATGGACTTGGAAGAATTACTTCTATAGATAAATTGGCATTCTCTGGCCATGATTTTCATTCCAAGGTGGCGACATCAATATCTGCACCTCCTCGTGGAAGAGGCAGTCGGTGTGTTGCTAGAGCTATGTTTGAGAGATTCACAGACAAAGCAATCAAAGTTATCATGGAAGCACAAGATGAAGCCAGAAAGTTGGGTCATGATAAAGTTGGTACTGAGCAGATTTTGTTAGGGCTTATCAGTGAAGCTACTGGAATTGCTGGAAAGGTCTTAAAATCTATGGGAGTCAATCTAAAGGTTGCTCGTGTCGAAGTGGAAAAGCTCATTGGAAGAGGTACTTGTGGGTATGTTGTCGAGGTAGCCTTTACTGCTCGTGCAAAGCGTGTTTTGGAACTTGCAGCAGATGAGGCACGCCAGCTTGGGCAGAATTATATTGGCACTGAGCATTTGCTGCTTGGTTTACTTGGTGAGGGTGAAGGTGTAGCTACTCGTGCACTTGAAAATCTTGGAGCCGATCCAAGCAACATTCGCAAAGAGGTTATCAGGAGGGTTGGTGAAAGTGCTGAAGCTGTAGCTGCTGGCAAGGAAGGTGGCAGCGCGAACAGTAAAATGCCAACACTTGAGGAGTTCGGGACCAATTTAACAAAACTGGCCGAGGAGGGAAAATTAGATCCTGTTGTTGGAAGGGCACTGCAAATAGAGCGCGTAATCCAAATTTTGAGCAGACGTACAAAGAACAACCCTTGCTTGATTGGAGAACCTGGTGTGGGCAAAACTGCAATTGCTGAAGGGCTTGCTCTGCAAATTGCCAATGGTGATGTACCAGAAACGATCGAGGGAAAGAAGGTTATCACCTTGGATATGGGTCTCCTTGTAGCTGGTACAAAGTATCGTGGAGAGTTCGAACAACGATTAAAGAAGTTAATGGATGAGATTAAACAAAATGACGATATTATTCTGTTTATAGATGAAATACACACTTTAATTGGAGCTGGTGCAGCTGAAGGTGCAATTGATGCAGCAAACATTTTGAAACCAGCTCTTGCAAGAGGTGAATTGCAGTGTATTGGTGCTACCACACTAGATGAATACAGAAAGCATATTGAGAAGGACCCGGCTTTAGAAAGACGATTTCAGCCAGTGAAAGTGCCTGAACCCACCGTTGATGAGGCCATCCAGATTCTGAAAGGTCTTCGAGAAAGATATGAAATTCATCACAAGCTTCGTTATACAGATGCGGCCTTAGAAGCTGCTGCAAGATTGTCATACCAGTATATCAGTGACCGCTTCCTCCCTGACAAAGCAATTGACTTGATCGATGAAGCTGGTTCTCGAGTTCGACTTCGTAATGCTCAGATGCCCGAGGAAGCCAGACAACTTGAGAAAGAGCTCAGgcaaataataaaagagaaaaatGAGGCAGTTCGTGCCCAACAATTTGAACAGGCTGGCGAGCTAAGAGACAGAGAGATGGACTTGAGTGTCCAGATCACAAATGTAATTGACAAGGGTAAAGAATTAAGCAAGGCAGAGAGTGAGTCAGGTGGTACTGGCCCTGTTGTAACTGATGTTGATATTCAGCACATTGTTGCTTCTTGGACTGGAATCCCAGTAGACAAAGTCTCTATCGATGAATCCGATAAGCTCCTTAGAATGGAAGACACACTCCACAGAAGGGTCATCGGGCAAGATGAAGCTGTTAGAGCTATAAGTCGTGCAATCCGTCGTGCGCGTGTTGGACTTAAAAACCCTGATCGTCCAATTGCCAGCTTCATATTCTCTGGACCTACTGGTGTTGGAAAGTCAGAATTGGCCAAGACACTGGCATCTTACTATTTCGGATCTGAGGAGGCTATGATTCGTCTTGATATGAGTGAGTTCATGGAGAAGCATACTGTCTCCAAGCTTATTGGATCTCCACCAGGTTATGTTGGGTACACCGAGGGTGGTCAATTGACAGAAGCTGTTCGGCGTAGACCTTACACAGTTGTTCTTTTTGATGAGATTGAGAAGGCTCATCCTGATGTCTTCAACATGATGCTTCAAATTCTGGAAGACGGGCGATTAACTGATAGCAAGGGTAGAACCGTGGATTTCAAGAACACGCTTCTCATAATGACGTCTAACGTCGGAAGCAGTGTGATTGAGAAGGGAGGCAGGGGAATGGGTTTTGATCTAGACTATGACGAAAAAGACAGCAGCTACAACAGGATCAAGAGCCTCGTGCAAGAGGAGCTGAAACACTATTTTAGACCAGAATTCTTGAATAGATTAGATGAGATGATTGTTTTCAGGCAGCTAACAAAGTTGGAAGTCAGGGAGATTGCGGATATAATGCTCAAGGAGGTGTGTGAAAGACTGCGCACAAAGGAAATAGAGCTTCAGGTTACTGACAGGTTTAGAGATAGAGTGGTTGATGAAGGATACGACCCAAGCTATGGGGCGAGGCCGTTGAGGAGAGCGATTATGAAGCTTTTGGAGGATAGCATGGCAGAGAAGATGCTGGGTGGAGAGATTACAGAGGGAGATTCAGTCATCATAGATATAGATGGTGATGGGAATGTCATAGTCCTCAGCGGTACATCGCCACAACTGGTGTAA
- the LOC113296759 gene encoding 40S ribosomal protein S13, with the protein MGRMHSSGKGISSSALPYKRTPPSWLKISSPDVEDNICKFAKKGLTPSQIGVILRDSHGIAQVKSVTGSKILRILKAHGLAPEIPEDLYHLIKKAVAIRKHLERNRKDKDSKFRLILVESRIHRLARYYKRTKKLPPVWKYESTTASTLVA; encoded by the exons ATGGGTCGTATGCACTCTTCAGG TAAGGGTATTTCCTCTTCTGCTTTGCCTTACAAGAGAACTCCTCCAAGCTGGCTCAAGATCTCTTCTCCTGAT GTTGAGGATAACATCTGCAAATTTGCAAAGAAGGGTTTAACCCCATCTCAGATTGGTGTTATTCTTCGTGATTCACATGGTATTGCTCAAGTTAAGAGTGTCACTGGTAGCAAGATCTTGCGTATCCTTAAGGCTCATG GGCTTGCACCTGAAATCCCTGAGGATTTGTACCATCTTATCAAGAAGGCTGTTGCTATCAGAAAGCATTTGGAGAGGAACAGGAAGGATAAGGACTCCAAGTTTAGGTTGATTTTGGTTGAGAGTAGGATTCACCGTCTTGCTCGTTATTACAAGAGGACCAAGAAGCTTCCTCCAGTCTGGAAATA TGAATCTACCACTGCCAGTACTCTCGTGGCTTAG